One genomic segment of Virgibacillus doumboii includes these proteins:
- a CDS encoding antibiotic biosynthesis monooxygenase family protein — protein sequence MNAFMTNGTFDFLKKLEDKHPKIDFFYMNGESSTLVYYEADNKKSVFSSGRAYASVIETGQMQKSGFVVMNNISVTEDGTETFEERFKLRQQNVDSMPGFQAFRLLRPKSGNTYVVLTQWATETDFENWKNSDQFKKAHKDGGTKPPAYFADRPFITTYRMINMDE from the coding sequence ATGAACGCTTTTATGACGAACGGAACCTTTGATTTTTTGAAAAAATTAGAGGATAAACACCCGAAAATCGACTTCTTCTACATGAACGGAGAATCGAGCACCTTAGTTTACTACGAGGCAGACAATAAAAAGAGCGTTTTCTCATCCGGGCGTGCATATGCGTCCGTCATCGAAACTGGACAGATGCAAAAGAGCGGATTTGTAGTTATGAATAACATTTCTGTTACGGAAGACGGTACAGAAACTTTCGAGGAACGATTCAAACTGCGCCAGCAGAATGTGGATTCCATGCCGGGCTTTCAGGCATTCCGTTTACTCAGGCCAAAGAGTGGCAACACATATGTCGTCCTGACACAATGGGCAACAGAAACTGACTTTGAAAACTGGAAAAACTCGGACCAATTTAAGAAAGCACATAAAGATGGCGGTACAAAGCCACCAGCATACTTCGCTGACAGACCTTTTATAACAACCTATCGAATGATTAATATGGATGAGTAA
- a CDS encoding thioredoxin family protein: MQKKMLIILASIVVLFIALYFVIDYKNQQAIGDNENPYGKDDLHQATIDQLDDPLYDNQILPDELQTQLDNGENMVVYFYSPTCPHCQRTTPVLAPLAEDMGVDMKKLNLLEFQDAWGQFGIESTPTLVYYENGKEVDRVNGAQAEDLYRAFFNEYVVTDDSKNEAS; this comes from the coding sequence ATGCAAAAGAAAATGCTGATTATTTTAGCTTCAATTGTTGTACTGTTTATAGCACTTTACTTTGTAATAGATTATAAAAACCAACAGGCAATCGGTGATAATGAAAATCCATATGGAAAAGATGATCTGCATCAGGCAACAATCGATCAGCTGGATGATCCATTATACGATAACCAGATTCTGCCTGATGAGCTGCAAACTCAGCTGGATAATGGGGAAAATATGGTCGTATATTTCTACAGTCCAACTTGCCCGCACTGCCAGCGGACAACACCGGTACTCGCTCCATTAGCTGAGGATATGGGTGTGGATATGAAAAAACTGAACCTTCTCGAATTTCAGGATGCATGGGGTCAGTTTGGAATCGAAAGTACACCAACGCTTGTTTATTATGAAAATGGTAAAGAAGTTGACCGTGTAAATGGTGCACAGGCGGAAGATTTATACAGAGCCTTTTTCAATGAGTATGTAGTAACAGATGATTCAAAAAATGAAGCTAGCTGA
- a CDS encoding disulfide oxidoreductase: MGNTKSNESLLMIIWTQSLVALLGSLFFSEVMGYIPCELCWIQRILMYPLVVIYGVAAFKKDISVALPGLILSGIGMFVSLYHYLVQKLPAFHEAGGSCGVVPCNTQYINYFGFITIPFLAGVAFIVIFVLHIIVMKKHGRN, encoded by the coding sequence ATGGGAAATACAAAATCAAATGAATCATTACTGATGATCATATGGACTCAGTCACTGGTTGCTTTATTGGGAAGCTTGTTCTTTTCAGAAGTGATGGGTTATATACCATGTGAATTATGCTGGATACAACGAATTCTAATGTACCCGCTGGTTGTTATATATGGTGTTGCAGCGTTCAAAAAGGATATATCTGTCGCATTACCAGGTTTGATTTTGAGCGGAATTGGCATGTTTGTTTCGCTTTATCATTATTTGGTGCAAAAGCTGCCTGCTTTTCATGAAGCTGGTGGTTCGTGCGGAGTGGTTCCGTGTAATACCCAGTACATAAACTATTTCGGGTTTATTACCATTCCATTCCTTGCAGGGGTAGCATTTATCGTTATTTTTGTTCTGCATATTATTGTAATGAAAAAACATGGGAGGAATTAA
- a CDS encoding response regulator produces MIRVVVVDDHEVVRKGIVAYLQTEDEIEVVGEASSGNQGAEVILQRRPDVVLMDLIMEDGTGIEATETVMNEFPACKIIILTSYYDDKQVFPALEAGAFSYMLKTSSASEIADAVKKAAAGENVIEPKVASKMMTSFRSEKKKAHEELTERELEVLLCIGEGLTNQEIGDKLFIGIKTVKTHVSSILSKLDLHDRTQAAVYVHKNDLLSNDD; encoded by the coding sequence ATGATCCGTGTAGTTGTTGTTGATGATCATGAAGTCGTACGAAAAGGTATTGTAGCATACCTGCAGACAGAAGATGAAATCGAGGTGGTTGGTGAAGCATCCAGTGGAAATCAGGGGGCAGAAGTTATTTTACAAAGACGGCCTGATGTTGTTTTAATGGATCTGATTATGGAAGATGGCACAGGAATTGAAGCAACCGAGACTGTGATGAATGAATTTCCTGCCTGCAAAATTATCATTCTGACAAGCTATTATGATGATAAACAGGTATTCCCTGCTTTGGAGGCAGGTGCTTTCAGTTATATGTTAAAAACATCCTCAGCTTCTGAAATTGCCGATGCAGTCAAAAAGGCAGCTGCCGGAGAAAACGTAATTGAACCAAAAGTCGCCAGCAAAATGATGACAAGTTTTCGGTCGGAGAAAAAGAAGGCACATGAAGAGCTAACAGAACGCGAGCTTGAAGTTCTATTATGTATTGGCGAAGGATTAACCAATCAGGAAATTGGCGACAAGCTGTTTATCGGCATAAAAACGGTGAAGACGCACGTCAGCAGCATACTTTCAAAATTGGATTTGCATGACCGTACCCAGGCAGCAGTTTATGTTCACAAAAATGACTTACTTTCCAATGATGATTAG
- a CDS encoding sensor histidine kinase, whose product MMKKLNSIRYMYIRSHFYALFLTTVILLSVLLSIYVLAGPEWLSALSIFVIVSLYVFLGLIISIYAGFKSSGDLKERLDYLSVQITQFANGNYDSRLYFNERDEITRISNEMNELGKKLDNQVKSLQRMADEKADFAKSAHKAAAMEERQRLARDLHDAVSQQLFALTMMSEAAVKQLDKNPDVAKTQVQDVADTALKAQTEMRALLLHLRPIHLSGEPLPIGVKKLVNELEQKTSMDFAVTIDEAIELSETTEEHVFRIIQESLSNTLRHSAATKVKLEVFIRSRELFLHISDNGKGFNMDEDTNRKTSYGLKTMKERSEELGGTFAIRSSEGEGTYIDIRIPC is encoded by the coding sequence ATGATGAAAAAATTAAACAGTATTCGCTACATGTATATTCGTTCCCACTTTTATGCATTGTTTTTAACAACGGTCATTCTTTTATCCGTCCTGCTATCCATCTATGTTCTGGCTGGACCGGAATGGTTATCTGCATTAAGTATCTTTGTTATTGTAAGTTTGTATGTTTTTCTTGGTTTAATCATATCTATTTATGCAGGCTTCAAATCAAGTGGTGACCTGAAGGAGCGCCTGGATTATTTATCGGTGCAGATTACCCAATTCGCAAATGGAAACTATGATTCCCGTCTTTACTTTAATGAACGGGACGAGATTACCAGAATCAGTAATGAAATGAATGAACTTGGAAAAAAACTTGATAATCAGGTGAAATCATTGCAGCGAATGGCTGATGAGAAAGCAGATTTCGCTAAATCCGCCCATAAAGCTGCGGCGATGGAAGAACGCCAGCGACTTGCAAGAGACCTCCACGATGCTGTAAGTCAGCAGTTGTTTGCATTAACCATGATGTCAGAAGCAGCAGTAAAACAACTTGATAAAAACCCCGATGTCGCAAAAACACAAGTGCAGGATGTAGCCGATACTGCTTTAAAAGCGCAGACAGAAATGCGGGCATTGCTGCTTCACTTACGGCCAATTCATTTGTCAGGGGAACCATTACCGATTGGGGTGAAAAAGCTGGTCAATGAACTGGAGCAAAAAACGTCGATGGATTTTGCGGTAACTATTGATGAGGCTATTGAATTATCCGAAACAACCGAGGAACATGTTTTTCGGATTATACAAGAGTCATTATCAAATACATTAAGACATTCGGCGGCAACGAAAGTAAAGCTTGAGGTTTTTATCCGGTCCAGGGAACTATTTTTGCATATCAGTGATAATGGAAAAGGGTTTAATATGGATGAAGATACAAACCGCAAAACTTCATATGGTTTAAAAACAATGAAGGAACGAAGCGAAGAACTTGGCGGAACGTTTGCCATCCGTTCCAGCGAAGGAGAGGGAACGTATATTGATATACGTATTCCCTGTTAA
- the liaF gene encoding cell wall-active antibiotics response protein LiaF encodes MGKGFFRNLLALLLILVGGTLILANLEIIDMDVENAWLYIYPIIFILFGMKWMIDRMRYKGGSWLFGSFFFIFGSLLMLDRFYVITFYFKDVYKLWPLLIIYFGFLFIGSSRKRIHISKGKKNKMKNDSSFSLAGDYEYNQPNWKVEPMNLKSLAGDFYLDFSKAFIPEKEIPIAIKSLAGDVHILIPENIEFRVEAYVKAGEIDVVGQKAEGVQRSLSHETPDYDSAVRKLDLFIDLKAGSVRVVKV; translated from the coding sequence ATGGGAAAAGGTTTTTTTCGTAATCTGCTGGCATTATTGCTTATTTTGGTTGGCGGGACATTAATCCTGGCTAACCTGGAGATTATTGATATGGATGTAGAAAATGCGTGGCTATATATTTATCCGATAATTTTCATCCTGTTCGGTATGAAGTGGATGATTGACCGAATGCGGTATAAAGGCGGCAGTTGGCTCTTTGGGTCATTCTTCTTTATTTTCGGTTCACTTTTGATGCTTGACCGGTTTTACGTGATTACATTTTATTTTAAAGATGTATATAAACTGTGGCCATTGCTGATTATTTATTTTGGATTTTTGTTTATTGGCAGCAGCAGAAAGAGAATCCATATCAGTAAGGGTAAAAAAAATAAGATGAAAAATGATTCTTCTTTTTCCCTTGCAGGTGACTATGAATATAATCAACCAAACTGGAAGGTTGAACCGATGAACCTGAAAAGCCTGGCCGGTGATTTTTATCTCGATTTCTCCAAAGCATTTATTCCGGAAAAAGAAATACCGATAGCTATCAAATCATTGGCCGGAGATGTTCATATTCTTATTCCAGAGAATATCGAATTCCGGGTAGAGGCATATGTAAAAGCAGGGGAGATTGACGTGGTTGGCCAGAAAGCAGAAGGGGTCCAGCGATCACTGTCCCATGAAACACCGGATTATGATTCTGCAGTCCGAAAGCTGGATTTATTTATTGATCTGAAGGCTGGTTCAGTCAGGGTAGTAAAGGTTTAA
- a CDS encoding MFS transporter, translating into MDAAIQNQAGKEKVPVFKNRNFIFLFIAAMFSSPGYYVYLIGAEWLMLSLSDNRFFFGMLFFAASIPRLLLLVVGGLVADRINKRTILFISDMTRAILILALIALVWTDSVTAYHLIALAALFGISDAFSYPALNSMTPAILEDDQLQRGNSFIQMTMQISPILGPALGGTMIAVLGFEGVFTIACGMLLLSALAVIFIKLPKNDSEMEKATPMQDLVEGFQYARKNNLVISIVVVALFINFFFSGPFSIGMPIIVKDVFEGSAVSLAMVQTSMGIGALIGAIYLAAKKLKKPGLALVVSLIILGVLYTITGISTYLYITVGTVMAMAFLTQLINIPLFTMLQQTTDKKMIGRMMSFLVTASTGLIPVSYVVTSILIAANVGIQTIITISGIVIALIGVYSLKNKTILRYQAKE; encoded by the coding sequence ATGGATGCAGCAATACAAAATCAGGCCGGGAAAGAAAAAGTTCCAGTGTTTAAAAATCGCAATTTTATCTTTTTATTCATCGCAGCGATGTTTTCATCTCCAGGCTACTACGTCTATCTGATAGGTGCGGAGTGGTTAATGTTATCGCTGAGTGATAATCGCTTTTTCTTCGGGATGCTGTTTTTTGCGGCATCGATCCCGAGATTATTGTTACTTGTCGTTGGGGGCTTAGTTGCTGACCGGATTAATAAACGGACAATTTTGTTTATATCCGATATGACCCGGGCAATTTTAATTCTGGCATTGATTGCCCTCGTTTGGACAGATTCAGTAACCGCCTATCATTTAATTGCACTTGCTGCATTGTTTGGGATTTCTGACGCATTCAGCTATCCTGCACTGAATTCAATGACGCCGGCGATATTGGAGGATGATCAGCTTCAGCGTGGCAACTCATTTATTCAAATGACTATGCAAATAAGTCCGATTTTAGGACCGGCACTTGGTGGAACGATGATAGCGGTATTAGGGTTTGAAGGTGTTTTCACAATTGCCTGTGGCATGCTGCTTCTGTCCGCACTTGCTGTTATATTTATAAAATTGCCAAAGAACGACAGTGAGATGGAAAAAGCAACTCCAATGCAGGATCTTGTTGAAGGATTTCAATATGCACGTAAAAACAACCTTGTTATTTCGATCGTGGTCGTTGCGTTATTTATTAACTTTTTCTTCTCAGGCCCTTTTTCGATTGGGATGCCAATCATTGTAAAAGATGTCTTTGAAGGAAGTGCTGTAAGTCTTGCGATGGTTCAGACATCGATGGGAATCGGTGCACTGATCGGGGCGATTTACCTGGCAGCGAAAAAGTTAAAAAAGCCGGGTCTGGCCCTGGTTGTAAGTCTCATTATATTAGGTGTTCTTTATACAATCACAGGTATTTCGACTTATCTGTATATAACAGTTGGAACCGTTATGGCAATGGCCTTTCTTACCCAGCTAATCAATATTCCATTGTTTACGATGCTTCAGCAAACGACGGATAAAAAGATGATTGGGCGGATGATGAGTTTTCTGGTAACAGCTTCAACGGGATTAATTCCGGTATCCTATGTGGTAACATCCATTTTGATCGCTGCAAATGTGGGGATACAGACGATCATAACGATAAGTGGAATTGTCATCGCTTTAATCGGAGTATACAGTTTAAAAAATAAAACCATTTTGCGGTATCAGGCAAAGGAATGA
- a CDS encoding phosphatase PAP2 family protein, which produces MRNRRNNTILFSLALVMIIIGIWIVRIAAGQVVYIDRWTRELVEKLDNSNVYTFFRWTTELGSDTFLVPFTIVLALILWWVFRDWLPGFVFGLGTLASHGLNILIKELVERERPSIFLAANAEGYSFPSGHAMVSMVCYGLLSYFLTKKIKSDKATVAVQFLFAMLIFLIGISRYIINVHYLTDVLAGFIFGFIFLVCLIYFYEYMRKFRMESRSQG; this is translated from the coding sequence GTGCGGAATAGGCGAAACAATACAATTCTTTTTTCATTGGCCCTTGTAATGATAATAATAGGTATTTGGATAGTGCGGATTGCAGCCGGACAAGTTGTTTACATAGACCGCTGGACACGTGAGCTTGTCGAAAAGCTGGATAACTCCAATGTATATACGTTCTTTCGCTGGACAACGGAATTGGGTTCAGATACATTCCTGGTACCATTCACAATCGTTTTAGCTCTTATTTTATGGTGGGTATTTCGTGACTGGTTGCCAGGCTTCGTATTTGGTCTTGGCACATTGGCGAGTCATGGGTTAAATATACTCATTAAAGAACTTGTCGAGCGGGAGCGCCCGAGTATTTTCCTGGCAGCCAATGCTGAAGGGTACAGTTTCCCGTCAGGACATGCCATGGTTTCAATGGTCTGTTACGGATTGCTTTCTTACTTTTTAACTAAAAAAATCAAATCTGATAAAGCGACTGTCGCAGTTCAGTTCCTGTTTGCAATGCTTATTTTCCTGATTGGTATCAGCAGATATATAATCAACGTGCATTATTTAACAGACGTGCTTGCCGGATTTATCTTTGGATTTATCTTTTTAGTATGCCTGATTTATTTTTATGAATATATGCGGAAGTTTCGGATGGAATCTCGGTCTCAGGGCTGA
- a CDS encoding ferritin-like domain-containing protein, translated as MDQNLQKLIEGLNEDLANEYGAAIQYTYSASVVSGLYRSALKPFFEAEVNDEMGHALYLSEKIKILGGTPTTKSADIPQPTEVKDILEATLQSEKDTIERYEKRKKQADELGYTELVVKLEDMIADETHHKEEVERLLEDPRIS; from the coding sequence ATGGATCAAAATTTACAAAAACTAATTGAAGGATTAAACGAAGACCTTGCCAATGAATATGGAGCAGCGATTCAATATACGTACAGTGCTTCGGTAGTTTCCGGCTTATATCGTTCGGCATTGAAGCCATTTTTTGAAGCAGAAGTCAATGATGAGATGGGTCATGCCCTGTACCTGTCGGAAAAAATTAAGATACTGGGCGGTACACCAACAACAAAATCGGCAGATATACCACAGCCGACAGAGGTGAAGGACATACTGGAAGCTACACTTCAGTCAGAAAAGGACACAATCGAACGGTATGAGAAACGCAAAAAACAAGCTGACGAACTCGGATACACGGAACTCGTTGTTAAATTGGAAGACATGATTGCCGATGAAACACATCATAAGGAAGAAGTGGAACGGTTATTGGAAGATCCGCGGATTTCATGA
- a CDS encoding M20 family metallopeptidase produces MLKEVHKMLDSLYPEMVEIRRYLHQYPELSFQETKTAQYIADFYKELGIPYQTKVGGNGVIATLKGGKPGKTVALRADFDALPIQDEKDVPYKSKVDGVMHACGHDGHTAQLLMLAKTMKEFQTELFGTIVFLHQHAEEYAPGGAKPIVESGALDHVDAIFGTHLWATTPFGVLQTSKDVFMAGADRFEITIQGQGGHGAYPHETKDAIVIGSQVISDLQQIVSRRLDPLETAVLTIGKFEAGTAFNVIADKATLVGTVRYLNTDIQEKIIDEMEKIIKGVCTANDATYDFNYEKGYPPLVNHAGDAELVLEAGEKIDEVHTAEEVVPVMGGEDFAYYTIAKPGAYFFTGAAKEGHIYPHHHPKFDIDERALPVAAKTLIQAYFDYQEKN; encoded by the coding sequence TTGCTAAAAGAGGTACATAAAATGCTTGATTCACTTTATCCAGAGATGGTTGAAATCCGACGTTACCTGCACCAGTATCCGGAGCTTTCTTTTCAGGAAACGAAAACTGCACAATATATTGCTGATTTTTATAAAGAATTGGGAATTCCTTACCAGACGAAAGTTGGCGGCAACGGTGTTATTGCTACATTAAAAGGCGGGAAGCCAGGTAAAACTGTTGCACTTAGAGCGGATTTTGACGCGTTACCAATCCAGGATGAAAAAGATGTTCCCTATAAATCAAAAGTCGATGGAGTCATGCATGCATGCGGCCATGACGGACATACAGCGCAACTGCTTATGCTCGCCAAAACAATGAAAGAGTTTCAGACAGAGCTTTTCGGCACAATTGTTTTCCTGCACCAGCATGCTGAAGAGTATGCACCAGGCGGGGCAAAACCAATTGTAGAATCCGGAGCGCTTGACCATGTTGATGCTATTTTTGGAACACATCTCTGGGCAACTACTCCATTCGGCGTTCTGCAGACATCCAAAGACGTATTTATGGCTGGAGCGGATCGATTCGAGATTACCATTCAGGGTCAGGGTGGTCACGGAGCATATCCGCATGAAACAAAAGACGCCATTGTTATCGGTTCCCAGGTCATTTCCGATCTCCAGCAGATTGTCAGCAGACGGCTTGACCCGCTGGAAACGGCAGTGCTCACCATCGGCAAATTTGAAGCTGGTACAGCATTCAATGTTATTGCTGACAAAGCCACCCTTGTTGGTACCGTTCGTTATCTAAACACCGATATCCAGGAAAAAATCATCGATGAAATGGAAAAGATCATCAAAGGCGTTTGTACAGCAAACGATGCCACCTATGACTTCAACTATGAAAAAGGTTATCCACCTTTGGTAAATCATGCCGGCGATGCAGAACTTGTTCTTGAAGCAGGCGAAAAAATCGATGAAGTTCATACCGCTGAAGAAGTAGTACCGGTGATGGGCGGCGAGGACTTTGCCTACTACACCATCGCCAAACCAGGGGCATACTTCTTTACCGGCGCAGCAAAAGAAGGTCATATTTACCCGCACCATCATCCGAAATTTGATATCGATGAACGTGCCCTGCCAGTTGCAGCCAAGACTTTAATCCAGGCTTATTTCGATTATCAGGAAAAAAATTAA
- a CDS encoding lysozyme inhibitor LprI family protein translates to MVMLTVVVILAACGNSSDESGAKSNNQSSNSSSTQSENGDSSNKNITNGDKTENSSEGAENTQLNDQDSNNTDAASNDEESKSGNNSEMTVSKKGEYLKKLNKMEEADRFSEAGTTISELEKQEAERYKKWDRELNEIYGVLKEQLSIEQMDKLREEQRDWIKHRDEVAKEASLKYKGGTTESLEYVATQASLTRERCYALVANYMK, encoded by the coding sequence ATGGTAATGTTAACAGTAGTAGTTATTTTGGCTGCCTGTGGAAACTCATCTGATGAGTCAGGTGCTAAATCGAACAACCAGTCATCAAATAGCAGCTCGACCCAAAGTGAAAATGGCGACTCATCAAATAAAAACATAACAAATGGAGATAAAACAGAAAACTCTTCAGAAGGTGCTGAAAACACCCAGCTAAATGACCAGGATTCTAATAATACAGATGCAGCTTCAAATGATGAGGAATCAAAGTCCGGTAATAATAGTGAAATGACCGTAAGTAAAAAGGGAGAATATCTCAAGAAACTTAATAAAATGGAAGAAGCGGACAGATTTTCAGAAGCTGGAACAACAATATCAGAGTTAGAGAAACAAGAGGCGGAAAGATATAAAAAATGGGATAGGGAATTGAACGAAATTTACGGAGTGTTGAAAGAACAGCTTAGTATAGAACAGATGGATAAATTAAGGGAAGAACAACGGGACTGGATAAAACACAGAGATGAAGTTGCTAAAGAAGCATCACTAAAATATAAAGGCGGCACGACGGAATCGTTAGAATACGTGGCTACGCAGGCAAGTCTTACAAGAGAAAGATGCTATGCTTTAGTTGCAAATTATATGAAGTGA
- a CDS encoding NUDIX hydrolase: MDATFDVKNAVFNYRTAAVMIVNGHVLIHRQANDGHWALPGGRVKMMENSASTVVREVKEELGFDVKVDRLLWITENFFTYNERDFHEIGLYYSVSGVAEELALRDGPFYGEEGDRLIYQWVPLDELDDIVLYPEFLKESLKRIPEQPEHVVVRDIYDIK, encoded by the coding sequence ATGGATGCTACGTTTGACGTGAAAAATGCCGTATTCAATTACCGGACGGCAGCAGTGATGATTGTAAATGGCCATGTACTCATCCACCGGCAGGCAAACGATGGACACTGGGCACTGCCGGGCGGAAGAGTGAAAATGATGGAGAATTCCGCTTCAACAGTAGTACGTGAAGTAAAAGAAGAGCTTGGATTCGATGTGAAAGTGGACAGGCTATTGTGGATTACGGAGAATTTTTTTACATATAATGAGAGGGATTTTCATGAGATTGGGCTGTATTATAGTGTGTCTGGGGTAGCGGAGGAACTGGCTCTGCGTGACGGCCCCTTTTATGGGGAAGAAGGGGATCGCCTGATTTATCAGTGGGTTCCCCTTGATGAGTTGGATGATATAGTACTTTATCCTGAGTTCCTGAAAGAATCGTTGAAAAGAATACCTGAACAGCCGGAACATGTGGTTGTTCGGGATATATACGATATTAAATAG
- a CDS encoding ABC transporter permease, giving the protein MFNSHDFFKKRFSAHLKETSRYTRYIFNGHIAFAMLFFVSALAYYYQEWLTQLPENFPTAIIGGVVFGLLVSYSPVRTLLKEPDLVFLIAAENKMGPYFRDALIYSFVIQLYLILLAGAAFGPLYFASYPERVGEVYLLTLLVVVIFKCWNLIANWWMLKIREPGIRQVDQVVRMLLNIAVFYFIIQGEMLTAGITTLLFTLLFLYDLTISRKQAGILWDVLVEKDRNRMQAFYRLANMFTDVPHLKNKVKSRHWLVELVSHVPFTQKHTFDYLYRISFVRSSDYLGMYVRLIVIGGLFIYFVPNMWIKIIFAILFLYMSSFQMMTLYHHHRTNMWLDLYPVELEVRQKSLVKMLFQLTFIQTVIFSLLLLLIGEITGFLIVLAGGTLFNYLFINGYVKKKMG; this is encoded by the coding sequence ATGTTTAATTCACATGATTTTTTTAAAAAACGGTTTTCGGCGCACCTGAAAGAGACAAGCCGTTACACACGGTATATTTTTAACGGTCATATCGCATTTGCCATGCTGTTTTTTGTTTCGGCGCTTGCGTATTATTACCAAGAGTGGCTGACACAGCTCCCCGAGAACTTTCCAACAGCTATTATTGGCGGAGTGGTGTTTGGTCTGTTGGTAAGCTACAGTCCGGTCCGAACACTGTTAAAAGAACCCGATTTGGTTTTCCTGATTGCCGCTGAAAATAAAATGGGTCCGTATTTTCGGGATGCACTTATATATAGCTTTGTAATCCAGCTGTATTTAATTTTACTTGCCGGAGCTGCTTTTGGCCCGCTTTATTTTGCTTCATATCCGGAACGAGTCGGAGAGGTTTATTTATTGACGCTTCTTGTTGTTGTTATTTTCAAATGCTGGAATCTGATTGCAAACTGGTGGATGCTCAAGATCAGAGAGCCTGGAATTCGCCAGGTTGACCAGGTTGTGCGGATGCTTTTGAATATTGCTGTGTTCTATTTTATTATTCAGGGAGAAATGCTGACCGCCGGCATTACCACGCTATTATTTACGCTTCTATTTTTGTATGATTTAACGATTTCCAGAAAACAAGCGGGAATTTTGTGGGATGTCCTGGTTGAGAAAGACCGCAATCGTATGCAGGCTTTTTATCGTCTCGCTAACATGTTCACCGATGTTCCACACTTGAAAAACAAGGTGAAAAGCAGACACTGGCTTGTCGAGCTTGTTAGTCATGTGCCGTTTACGCAGAAACATACATTTGATTATTTGTACCGGATTTCCTTTGTTCGCAGCAGTGACTATTTGGGGATGTATGTACGGTTGATTGTTATTGGCGGGCTGTTTATATATTTTGTTCCAAATATGTGGATCAAAATAATCTTTGCCATTCTGTTCCTGTACATGAGCAGTTTTCAGATGATGACACTTTACCATCATCATCGCACGAATATGTGGCTGGATTTGTATCCTGTTGAGTTGGAGGTCCGCCAAAAGTCTCTGGTGAAAATGCTTTTTCAATTAACATTTATCCAAACGGTAATTTTCAGTCTTTTATTGTTATTGATCGGTGAAATCACGGGCTTTCTAATTGTTTTGGCTGGCGGGACGTTATTTAATTATTTGTTTATAAATGGTTATGTAAAAAAGAAAATGGGATAG
- a CDS encoding ABC transporter ATP-binding protein: MEPLLHIENLYGGYTHKNVLHGISFDLFPGEIVGLIGLNGAGKSTTIKHIIGLMQAKKGTVAVNGKTFQENPTTYRNQMAYIPEMPILYDELTLYEHLQLTAMAYDIPKDVFEKRLEPLLKEFRMEKRLKWFPTHFSKGMRQKVMIMCAFLIEPPLYIVDEPFVGLDPLGIKSYLQLMDDMKANGSGVLMSTHILATAERNCDRFVILHEGEIRAVGTLDELRKDFNMPGATLDDLYVQLTKEDSHV, translated from the coding sequence GTGGAACCTTTGTTACATATTGAAAATCTCTACGGTGGATATACACATAAAAACGTTTTGCATGGTATTTCATTTGATCTGTTCCCGGGGGAAATTGTTGGGCTTATCGGATTGAACGGTGCTGGAAAAAGTACAACAATCAAGCATATCATTGGATTGATGCAGGCGAAAAAGGGAACAGTCGCCGTCAATGGTAAAACGTTTCAGGAAAACCCGACAACATACCGGAATCAGATGGCCTACATCCCCGAGATGCCTATCCTTTATGATGAATTGACATTATATGAACATCTGCAACTGACAGCAATGGCATATGATATCCCTAAAGATGTCTTTGAAAAAAGACTGGAACCCTTGTTGAAAGAATTTCGAATGGAGAAGCGGCTCAAATGGTTCCCGACGCATTTTTCCAAAGGGATGCGGCAGAAGGTCATGATTATGTGCGCATTCCTAATTGAACCGCCATTATATATTGTCGATGAACCATTTGTAGGTCTGGATCCGCTTGGAATAAAATCATATTTGCAATTAATGGATGATATGAAAGCAAATGGCTCGGGTGTTTTGATGTCAACACACATTTTGGCAACTGCCGAACGTAATTGTGACCGGTTTGTTATTTTGCACGAGGGCGAGATACGTGCGGTCGGAACGCTTGATGAATTACGCAAGGACTTTAATATGCCTGGAGCAACGCTCGATGATTTGTATGTGCAATTAACAAAGGAAGATAGCCATGTTTAA